From the Roseibium sp. HPY-6 genome, one window contains:
- a CDS encoding PaaI family thioesterase, translating into MQPVMSAQEIVGFLDKEFPQIHAGGRAYSIESVSPGEAVMRLTATDRHLRPGGTISGPSMMALADLAAYVVILAHIGPVALAVTTNFNINFLRKPAQGDLLGTCRLLKLGKRLAVVECGIAGEGEEDLVAHATATYSVPPR; encoded by the coding sequence ATGCAGCCGGTTATGTCAGCTCAGGAGATCGTCGGATTTCTTGATAAGGAGTTTCCGCAGATCCACGCCGGCGGGCGCGCCTATTCCATCGAAAGCGTTTCTCCGGGCGAGGCCGTCATGCGGCTAACGGCAACCGACCGGCATCTTCGTCCGGGCGGCACGATATCCGGGCCTTCCATGATGGCGCTCGCGGATCTGGCGGCCTATGTGGTGATCCTTGCCCATATTGGTCCGGTTGCGCTCGCAGTCACGACCAATTTCAACATCAATTTTCTGCGCAAGCCCGCACAGGGCGACCTGCTCGGCACGTGCCGTCTCCTGAAGCTCGGCAAGCGGTTGGCCGTTGTTGAGTGCGGCATCGCTGGGGAAGGGGAAGAGGATCTGGTTGCCCATGCAACGGCAACTTATTCCGTTCCGCCGCGCTGA
- the rplM gene encoding 50S ribosomal protein L13 has translation MKTFSAKPAEVEKKWILIDAEGMVVGRLAAYIANHLRGKHLPTYTPHVDTGDNIVVINADKVVLTGRKYDNKKYYWHTGHPGGIKERTARGILEGRFPERVLEKAVQRMMPGGPLSNKQLKNLKVYAGPNHPHEAQSPELVDVKGLNAKNDGKRA, from the coding sequence ATGAAGACCTTCTCTGCCAAGCCGGCTGAGGTCGAGAAAAAGTGGATCTTGATCGACGCAGAAGGCATGGTTGTCGGCCGTCTCGCCGCCTACATTGCCAATCACCTGCGCGGCAAGCATCTGCCGACCTACACGCCGCATGTCGACACCGGTGACAACATCGTCGTCATCAATGCCGACAAGGTGGTTCTCACCGGCCGCAAGTATGACAACAAGAAATACTACTGGCACACCGGTCACCCGGGCGGCATCAAGGAGCGCACCGCACGCGGTATCCTGGAAGGCCGTTTTCCGGAGCGCGTTCTGGAAAAAGCCGTTCAGCGCATGATGCCGGGCGGTCCGCTTTCCAACAAGCAGCTGAAGAACCTCAAGGTCTACGCTGGTCCGAACCACCCGCATGAAGCTCAGTCGCCGGAATTGGTCGACGTGAAGGGCCTCAACGCAAAGAATGACGGCAAGAGGGCTTAA
- the rpsI gene encoding 30S ribosomal protein S9 → MAELQSLEELGGAVETAAPEAPVHVQKLDAQGRAYATGKRKDAIARVWIKPGTGKISVNGKDFTEYFARPVLQMILRQPIMLTDRDGQYDVIATVTGGGLSGQAGAVRHGLSKALTHYEPELRGILKKNGFLTRDARVVERKKFGKRKARRSFQFSKR, encoded by the coding sequence ATGGCTGAGCTGCAATCCCTGGAAGAACTGGGCGGTGCGGTCGAAACCGCAGCCCCCGAAGCACCTGTCCACGTTCAGAAACTGGACGCACAGGGCCGCGCATACGCAACCGGCAAGCGTAAAGACGCGATTGCCCGCGTCTGGATCAAGCCGGGCACCGGCAAGATCTCCGTCAACGGCAAGGACTTCACCGAATATTTCGCACGTCCTGTCCTGCAGATGATCCTGCGTCAGCCGATCATGCTGACCGACCGTGACGGCCAGTATGACGTCATTGCCACCGTCACCGGTGGTGGTCTGTCCGGTCAGGCCGGCGCTGTGCGCCACGGCCTCTCCAAGGCCCTGACGCATTACGAGCCTGAACTGCGCGGCATCCTGAAGAAAAACGGCTTCCTCACCCGCGACGCCCGCGTCGTTGAGCGTAAGAAGTTCGGTAAGCGCAAGGCCCGTCGGTCGTTCCAGTTCTCCAAGCGTTAA
- a CDS encoding MATE family efflux transporter, with the protein MSQARFLEGNLFRHVTVMSLTSSIGLMAIFAVDFVDMIFISMLGKDELAAAIGYAGAILFFTTSFNIGVAIAAGALVAQALGAGDKERARQRASNALVAGFLFAAVFALGVWLALDELVTLIGASGVTHELAVLYLAIIVPTLPILLLGMAGGAILRAHGDARRAMMSTIIGGIVNAVLDPILIFGLDLELTGAALASAISRVAIAVFALAPILRYHGGLSLPRPLQLFKDLPPVSAIAFPAILTQLATPVGQAWVTRSMAEFGEDAVAGMAVIGRMTPLAFATIFALSGAVGPIAGQNYGAGRFDRVRETLRDALLFTALVVGVAALTLFMLREPIVRLFDADGMALTLIYLFCGPLALVFFFNGILFVSNAFFNNLGRPFLSTWMNWGRHTLGTIPFVWLGGTYLGAPGVLIGQATGGIVFGLLALVLVRQVVRDVEEHPVQPKGPGIFQRQARQVILFFSRR; encoded by the coding sequence ATGTCCCAGGCACGATTTCTCGAAGGCAATCTGTTTCGCCACGTCACGGTGATGTCGCTGACGTCATCCATCGGCCTTATGGCGATCTTTGCGGTCGATTTTGTCGACATGATCTTCATCTCGATGCTCGGCAAGGACGAATTGGCGGCAGCGATCGGCTACGCGGGCGCGATCCTTTTCTTCACCACGTCCTTCAATATCGGCGTTGCCATTGCTGCCGGTGCGCTTGTTGCGCAGGCGCTTGGGGCAGGGGATAAGGAACGGGCGCGCCAGCGGGCGTCGAACGCGCTGGTGGCAGGCTTCCTGTTCGCTGCCGTGTTCGCACTCGGTGTCTGGCTCGCACTGGACGAACTTGTCACCCTGATCGGGGCGAGTGGCGTCACGCACGAACTGGCGGTCCTTTATCTCGCGATCATCGTTCCAACGTTACCTATCTTGCTGCTCGGGATGGCAGGCGGCGCCATCCTGCGTGCACATGGCGATGCGCGGCGCGCCATGATGTCGACCATCATCGGCGGCATCGTCAATGCTGTTCTCGATCCGATCCTGATCTTCGGCCTGGACCTGGAACTGACCGGAGCGGCTCTTGCCAGCGCCATATCGCGCGTTGCAATCGCGGTCTTCGCGCTCGCGCCGATCCTGCGCTATCACGGCGGCCTCAGCCTGCCGCGGCCACTTCAGCTGTTCAAGGACCTGCCGCCTGTTTCGGCCATTGCGTTTCCGGCCATCCTGACCCAGTTGGCGACCCCGGTCGGCCAGGCCTGGGTGACGCGGTCCATGGCCGAATTCGGTGAGGACGCTGTTGCCGGAATGGCCGTCATCGGACGCATGACACCGCTGGCGTTTGCAACCATTTTCGCGCTTTCCGGTGCCGTAGGCCCGATTGCCGGTCAGAACTACGGCGCAGGACGGTTCGACCGCGTGCGCGAAACCCTGCGCGATGCGCTGTTGTTCACCGCGCTTGTTGTCGGCGTTGCCGCGTTGACGCTATTTATGCTGCGCGAACCGATCGTACGGCTGTTCGATGCGGACGGTATGGCGCTCACGCTGATCTATCTCTTTTGCGGTCCGCTCGCGCTGGTGTTCTTCTTCAATGGCATCCTCTTCGTGTCGAATGCCTTCTTCAACAATCTCGGACGACCGTTTCTTTCCACCTGGATGAATTGGGGCCGTCATACGCTCGGCACCATTCCGTTTGTCTGGCTCGGTGGCACATATCTCGGCGCGCCCGGCGTTCTCATCGGTCAGGCGACCGGTGGCATCGTCTTCGGGCTGCTCGCGCTCGTTCTGGTGCGGCAGGTGGTCAGGGACGTTGAAGAACACCCGGTTCAGCCGAAGGGCCCTGGTATCTTCCAGCGCCAGGCGCGTCAGGTGATCC